A stretch of Brassica rapa cultivar Chiifu-401-42 chromosome A08, CAAS_Brap_v3.01, whole genome shotgun sequence DNA encodes these proteins:
- the LOC103835442 gene encoding mRNA turnover protein 4 homolog: MPKSKRDRPVTLSKTKKKGREHKEIIVNGIREAVEKYSSVYVFSFENMRNIKFKEFRQQFRHNGRFFLGSNKVMQVALGRSASDEMRPGIFKVSKMLRGDAGLLVTDMPKEEVESLFNAYEDSDFSRTGSTAVETVELKEGPLEQFTHEMEPFLRKQGMPVRLNKGTVELLSDFVVCEEGKPLSPESSRILRLLGIKLATFKLNLVCRWSPSDFELYREGLDLSDVETS, translated from the exons ATGCCTAAATCAAAGAGAGACAGACCAG TCACTTTGtcaaagacaaagaagaaaggAAGAGAGCACAAGGAGATTATTGTCAATGGAATCAGAGAGGCTGTTGAGAAGTATTCATCTGTCTATGTTTTCTCTTTTGAGAACATGAGAAACATCAAGTTCAAGGAGTTCCGACAGCAGTTTAGGCACAACGGAAG GTTCTTCCTCGGTTCGAACAAAGTGATGCAGGTTGCTCTAGGTCGTTCTGCTTCTGATGAAATGCGTCCTGGTATCTTCAAAGTCTCCAAG ATGCTTCGTGGTGATGCTGGACTTCTTGTTACTGATATGCCAAAGGAAGAGGTCGAAAG CTTATTTAACGCTTATGAGGATTCTGACTTTTCAAGAACCGGAAGCACTGCAGTAGAAACG GTTGAGCTGAAGGAAGGACCTCTAGAACAGTTCACACATGAGATGGAACCGTTTCTGAGGAAGCAGGGTATGCCTGTTCGACTTAACAAAG GTACGGTGGAGTTGCTCTCCGACTTTGTAGTTTGTGAAGAAGGAAAGCCTCTTTCGCCAGAATCTTCTCGCATTTTG CGTCTGTTGGGAATCAAGTTGGCTACTTTCAAACTCAACTTAGTCTGCAGATGGAGCCCTAGTGACTTTGAGCTTTACCGAGAAGGCTTGGATCTCTCGGACGTTGAAACCTCTTGA
- the LOC103835443 gene encoding uncharacterized protein LOC103835443, protein MVKARRARRRVSTRRIRARPYKFASSSKRVVRRSVFANTCPKAMEENDWADAVCSVCMECPHNAVLLLCSSHDKGCRPYMCGTSFRYSNCLDQYKKASAKLTPPHQQVVNSKREVENLKCPLCRGQVKGWTVVKPARDDLNLKKRSCMQEGCSFSGAFKELRKHMKKDHPCAQPREVDPDVEQEWRRFEVEQDRNDVISTIRSTMPGATVFGDYVIERGAYGSDSDEEEEEVEREEVGRIGAGIGRNLVNVFLLLQAFGGSDLASDTSHGLSSESNDLTINQSDVDSSEDEEDGARSFANQMRSRRRVLLGRSASRRGRDREANQNSDHSR, encoded by the coding sequence ATGGTGAAGGCTAGAAGGGCTAGACGCAGGGTTTCTACTCGACGGATCAGAGCGAGACCATACAAGTTCGCATCTTCATCAAAGCGAGTTGTGAGGAGGAGCGTGTTCGCAAACACTTGTCCCAAGGCGATGGAGGAGAATGATTGGGCGGATGCTGTGTGCTCCGTCTGTATGGAGTGTCCACACAACGCTGTGCTTCTCCTCTGTTCGTCTCACGACAAGGGTTGCCGTCCTTACATGTGTGGAACCAGCTTCCGTTACTCCAACTGCTTAGATCAGTACAAGAAGGCGTCTGCTAAGCTAACGCCACCGCATCAGCAAGTGGTTAATAGTAAGCGTGAGGTTGAGAATCTGAAGTGTCCGCTTTGTAGGGGGCAGGTGAAAGGGTGGACTGTTGTGAAGCCTGCGAGAGACGATCTGAATCTGAAGAAGAGGAGCTGTATGCAGGAGGGTTGCTCCTTTTCTGGAGCCTTTAAGGAGCTGAGGAAACACATGAAGAAAGACCACCCTTGCGCGCAGCCGCGTGAGGTGGATCCTGATGTGGAGCAGGAGTGGAGAAGGTTCGAGGTTGAGCAGGACCGTAACGATGTGATCAGCACGATCAGGTCGACGATGCCTGGCGCAACGGTGTTTGGGGATTACGTGATTGAGAGAGGTGCGTACGGTTCAGATTcagatgaggaggaggaggaggtggagagGGAGGAAGTAGGCAGGATCGGTGCTGGGATAGGTAGGAACCTAGTGAACGTTTTCCTTCTCTTGCAGGCTTTTGGGGGATCAGATCTCGCTTCTGACACATCCCATGGTCTATCATCTGAATCAAATGACTTAACGATCAATCAGAGCGATGTGGATTCCTCTGAAGATGAGGAGGATGGAGCTAGATCATTCGCAAACCAGATGAGGAGCCGGAGAAGGGTTCTCCTAGGGAGATCAGCTAGTAGGAGAGGTAGAGATAGAGAAGCTAACCAGAACTCAGACCATTCTAGATGA
- the LOC103835444 gene encoding uncharacterized protein LOC103835444, whose protein sequence is MMKKQVTIVAALLILVALSSNLDMVAEAQLGPGDCYDGCSTACVQRDSRKTARCDRKCSIRCGPDAKKAGKTGA, encoded by the exons ATGATGAAGAAGCAAGTGACAATAGTGGCGGCTCTTCTGATTCTGGTGGCTTTATCTTCCAATTTGGATATGGTCGCTGAGGCTCAGTTAGGCCCTGGAGACTGCTACGACGGTTGCTCCACCGCCTGCGTCCAGCGCGACT CGAGAAAGACGGCCCGATGCGATCGCAAGTGCTCTATTCGATGTGGCCCAG ATGCTAAAAAGGCAGGAAAGACTGGTGCTTGA
- the LOC103835445 gene encoding tubby-like F-box protein 10 → MSFRSIVQDLRDGLGSLSRRSFDFRIHKGKSQGSCEYSSSRDLLSPLIVQTSRWANLPPELLLDVIKRLEESESTWPARKHVVACASVCRSWRAMCQDIVLSPEICGKLTFPVSLKQPGPRDPMIQCFIKRDKSKLTFHLFLCLSPALLVENGKFLLSAKRTRRTTRTEYIISMDADNISRSSNSYLGKLRSNFLGTKFLVYDTQPPQNTPSSSSALITDQTSRSRFHSKRVSPKVPSGSYNIAQITYELNVLGTRGPRRMHCTMNSIPTSSLEPGGSVPNQPEKLVPGRLDESFRSNISFSKSSLDYRSVDFSSSRFSEMGVVSCEEDQEETSFRPLVLKNKQPRWHEQLQCWCLNFRGRVTVASVKNFQLVAVRQPQTQGTGGVAPAPGAHGEQDKVILQFGKVGKDMFTMDYRYPLSAFQAFAICLSSFDTKLACE, encoded by the exons ATGTCGTTTAGGAGCATTGTTCAAGATTTGAGAGATGGGCTTGGGAGCTTGTCGAGGAGGAGTTTCGACTTCAGGATTCACAAAGGGAAATCTCAGGGCTCTTGTGAGTATTCATCTTCACGTGACCTCTTGTCACCTTTGATAGTTCAGACAAGCAGATGGGCTAATCTTCCTCCTGAGCTGCTCTTGGATGTGATCAAAAGATTAGAGGAGAGTGAGAGTACTTGGCCTGCAAGAAAACATGTGGTGGCTTGTGCTTCTGTTTGTCGGTCGTGGAGAGCTATGTGCCAAGACATTGTCCTGTCTCCTGAAATCTGCGGGAAGCTCACTTTTCCAGTTTCCCTCAAACAG CCAGGGCCACGCGATCCAATGATTCAGTGTTTCATCAAGAGGGATAAATCAAAGCTAACGTTTCATCTCTTCCTTTGTTTAAGTCCTG ctCTACTTGTGGAGAATGGGAAGTTTCTTCTTTCAGCTAAACGAACTCGTAGAACTACTCGAACCGAGTACATTATCTCCATGGATGCAGATAACATCTCAAGATCAAGTAACTCTTACCTCGGAAAGCTCAG ATCAAACTTTCTTGGGACAAAGTTCTTGGTTTACGACACACAACCACCACAAAACACACCATCTTCGTCAAGCGCACTCATCACTGACCAAACAAGCAGAAGCAGATTCCACTCTAAAAGAGTTTCTCCTAAAGTCCCATCAGGTAGCTACAACATTGCTCAGATCACATACGAGCTCAACGTGCTGGGCACGCGAGGGCCGAGGAGAATGCACTGCACCATGAACTCCATCCCAACTTCATCTCTCGAACCGGGCGGCTCGGTTCCTAACCAACCTGAGAAGCTCGTCCCTGGCCGTCTCGACGAGTCATTCCGCAGCAACATCTCGTTCTCCAAGTCATCACTCGACTACCGTTCAGTAGATTTCAGCAGCTCTAGGTTCTCTGAGATGGGAGTAGTATCATGCGAGGAGGACCAAGAGGAAACGAGTTTCAGGCCGTTGGTTTTGAAGAACAAGCAGCCGAGGTGGCACGAGCAGTTGCAGTGTTGGTGTTTGAATTTCCGTGGACGTGTGACCGTTGCGTCCGTTAAGAATTTCCAGCTTGTGGCGGTGAGACAGCCTCAGACGCAAGGGACAGGCGGCGTTGCACCAGCACCGGGGGCTCATGGAGAGCAAGATAAAGTGATACTACAGTTTGGTAAAGTGGGGAAAGATATGTTCACGATGGATTATAGGTATCCGTTGTCTGCGTTTCAAGCGTTTGCGATTTGCTTGAGCAGCTTTGACACCAAGCTCGCTTGTGAATAA